The following proteins come from a genomic window of Acinonyx jubatus isolate Ajub_Pintada_27869175 chromosome C1, VMU_Ajub_asm_v1.0, whole genome shotgun sequence:
- the EEF1B2 gene encoding elongation factor 1-beta: MGFGDLKTPAGLQVLNDYLADKSYIEGYVPSQADVAVFEAVSGPPPADLYHALRWYNHIKSYEKEKASLPGVKKALGKYGPANVEDTTGSGATDSKDDDDIDLFGSDDEEESEEAKRLREERLAQYESKKAKKPALVAKSSILLDVKPWDDETDMAKLEECVRSIQADGLVWGSSKLVPVGYGIKKLQIQCVVEDDKVGTDMLEERITAFEDYVQSMDVAAFNKI, from the exons ATGGGTTTTGGAGACCTGAAAACCCCTGCCGGCCTCCAAGTGCTCAACGACTACCTGGCGGACAAGAGCTACATCGAGGG GTATGTGCCATCACAAGCAGACGTGGCGGTATTTGAAGCAGTCTCCGGCCCCCCACCTGCCGACTTGTATCATGCCCTACGTTGGTATAATCACATCAAGTCGTACGAAAAGGAAAAGGCCAG cctTCCAGGAGTGAAGAAAGCTTTGGGCAAGTATGGCCCTGCTAATGTGGAAGACACCACAGGAAGTGGAGCAACAGATAGTAAAGACGATGATGATATTGATCTCTTCGGTTCTGATGATGAGGAG gaAAGCGAAGAAGCAAAGCGGCTAAGAGAGGAACGCCTTGCACAATATGAGTCAAAGAAAGCCAAAA AACCTGCGCTTGTTGCCAAGTCTTCCATCTTACTAGATGTGAAACCTTGGGACGATGAGACAGATATGGCAAAACTAGAGGAGTGCGTCCGAAGCATTCAAGCAGACGGCTTGGTTTGGGGCTCTT CTAAACTAGTTCCAGTGGGGTATGGAATCAAAAAACTTCAAATACAGTGTGTAGTGGAAGATGATAAAGTTGGAACAGATATGCTGGAGGAGCGGATCACTGCTTTTGAGGACTATGTGCAGTCCATGGACGTGGCTGCTTTTAATAAGATCTAA